One Cohnella candidum genomic region harbors:
- a CDS encoding carbohydrate ABC transporter permease: MKTRLRGFDYVNMVVLVLVSVICIYPLWNILAVSLSDGIYAAASKVYLIPKGLNVETYKYVLHNPRLGVSQGLWNSFAYTVVGTLVAVILTFLTAYPLSKKRLVGRKTIMLIFVFTFVFEAGIIPNFIVYKSLGLVNSFWVMIIPNAINTFLLIIMRSFLDALPEELEESAYIDGANDLQTMWKIYFPLARPAIATVCVFYSVAIWNQYLVPAIYLQKQSLKPITVVLYNLIVSGSKDGTSLESIKVHGVQLLPQNLQAAAIFLSVAPILIVYPFAQKYFTKGMLIGSVKG, translated from the coding sequence GTGAAAACCAGACTTCGAGGTTTCGATTACGTCAACATGGTTGTCCTCGTTTTGGTATCCGTCATCTGCATTTATCCCTTATGGAATATCCTGGCCGTCTCGCTCAGCGACGGCATTTACGCGGCGGCTTCCAAGGTCTATCTGATCCCGAAAGGGCTGAACGTGGAGACTTACAAGTACGTTCTCCACAACCCGAGGCTGGGTGTCTCGCAAGGCCTGTGGAATTCATTCGCCTATACCGTCGTAGGAACACTGGTGGCGGTGATCCTCACGTTCCTCACCGCTTACCCGCTCAGCAAAAAGAGGCTCGTAGGACGCAAAACGATCATGCTGATCTTCGTGTTCACCTTCGTGTTCGAAGCGGGCATCATACCCAATTTCATCGTGTACAAAAGCCTGGGACTGGTCAATTCCTTCTGGGTCATGATCATCCCGAACGCGATCAATACGTTCCTGCTCATCATCATGCGTTCCTTTCTGGATGCGCTGCCGGAAGAGCTGGAAGAGTCGGCGTACATCGACGGCGCCAACGATTTGCAAACGATGTGGAAAATTTATTTCCCGCTGGCGCGGCCCGCGATCGCTACGGTCTGCGTGTTCTATTCGGTCGCCATATGGAACCAATACCTGGTTCCGGCGATTTACCTGCAGAAGCAGAGCCTGAAACCGATCACCGTCGTGCTTTACAACCTGATCGTCAGCGGAAGCAAAGACGGAACGTCGCTGGAGAGCATCAAGGTACACGGCGTCCAATTGCTTCCGCAAAACCTGCAGGCCGCCGCGATCTTCCTGTCCGTTGCGCCGATTTTGATCGTTTATCCGTTCGCCCAAAAGTACTTCACCAAAGGAATGTTGATCGGATCCGTCAAAGGGTGA
- a CDS encoding four-carbon acid sugar kinase family protein codes for MKFAIIADDLTGANDTGVQFARRGLHASVLLEPDPEAAKDLDVVVIDTDSRSLPKDDAYRKVKSVSEYLKPYTVEFVYKKIDSTMRGNIGAEIDAVYDVFQPELVIIAPAYPKNKRIVKGGDFYLDGTLLHETEMANDPKTPVTSPNVAEIIRAQSGRSIHQVTSEDLQSGYSKIQEKLAEAVRQSAPYVVFDAMKEEDLRLIVHAVQESGRRVVWIGSAGLANHLCKAYLKRQQTQKYHHHSRSQVLTVVGSVNRNSRSQLDHLLKLPGVEGVQMKSHLAVQEEETVNREKERIATLASDAIKRGRHVVLYTAGDPEDITLANGVGAGRGWDPREVSDRISRTLGETAAGLIRDFRLNALVMTGGDTAKQVCSYLGVKEFQLIDEVEIGMPIGLLRGDWPVYAVTKAGGFGAANALSKALKKMQGES; via the coding sequence ATGAAGTTCGCCATCATTGCCGACGACTTGACGGGGGCCAACGACACGGGAGTCCAGTTTGCCCGGCGGGGTTTGCACGCATCCGTTCTCCTCGAGCCGGACCCGGAAGCGGCCAAGGATCTCGACGTGGTCGTGATCGACACCGACAGCCGCTCCTTGCCGAAGGACGATGCGTACCGGAAAGTGAAATCCGTATCCGAATATTTGAAGCCCTACACCGTCGAGTTCGTTTATAAAAAAATCGATTCCACCATGAGAGGCAACATCGGGGCCGAGATCGACGCCGTGTACGACGTGTTCCAGCCGGAACTGGTTATCATCGCGCCGGCGTACCCGAAGAACAAAAGGATCGTCAAGGGAGGCGATTTCTACCTCGACGGCACCCTCTTGCACGAGACGGAAATGGCGAACGATCCGAAGACTCCGGTCACGTCCCCGAACGTGGCGGAAATCATCCGCGCGCAATCCGGGCGAAGCATCCATCAAGTCACGTCCGAAGATTTGCAGTCCGGCTATTCGAAGATCCAGGAGAAGCTGGCCGAGGCCGTGCGGCAATCGGCGCCTTACGTCGTTTTCGATGCCATGAAGGAAGAGGATCTTCGCTTGATCGTCCACGCCGTGCAGGAGAGCGGCCGCCGCGTCGTCTGGATCGGCTCCGCCGGCCTTGCGAACCATCTTTGCAAGGCGTATCTCAAAAGGCAGCAGACGCAGAAGTACCATCATCACTCCCGGTCCCAAGTGCTGACGGTGGTCGGAAGCGTCAACCGGAACAGCCGCAGCCAATTGGACCATCTATTGAAACTTCCCGGAGTGGAAGGGGTTCAGATGAAATCGCATCTGGCCGTTCAAGAAGAAGAGACGGTCAACCGGGAGAAGGAGAGGATCGCAACCCTCGCCTCCGATGCGATCAAGCGGGGACGGCACGTAGTGTTGTACACGGCCGGCGATCCGGAAGATATCACGCTGGCGAACGGGGTCGGCGCCGGCCGCGGATGGGATCCGAGGGAGGTCAGCGATCGGATTTCCCGTACGCTAGGGGAAACGGCCGCAGGCCTGATCCGCGATTTCCGGCTGAACGCCTTGGTCATGACCGGCGGGGACACGGCCAAACAAGTTTGCTCTTACTTGGGAGTGAAGGAGTTCCAGCTCATCGACGAAGTGGAGATCGGCATGCCGATCGGCCTGTTGAGGGGAGACTGGCCCGTCTATGCCGTGACCAAAGCCGGCGGTTTCGGCGCCGCCAACGCGCTCTCGAAGGCGCTCAAAAAAATGCAGGGAGAATCGTGA
- the pdxA gene encoding 4-hydroxythreonine-4-phosphate dehydrogenase PdxA, producing MRPIIGITMGDAAGVGPEIIVKALRSNEVYSTSRPLVIGDAAIIRRALEYTGVQAEIRSVSDPGEGAYECGTIDVLDLALLPEDLPVGRISAEAGNAAFRYIEKAVSLAAAHEIDAICTAPLNKEALQKGGHLYPGHTEILADLTGTDDYSMMLSAPKLKVIHLTTHVGLIEAVRRITPERTYKVIRLADETLRRAGFRQPKIAVCGINPHAGENGLFGEGEEEEKLIPGIEQARSEGIEVYGPLPADTLFFRAVRGDFDIVVACYHDQGHGPIKVLGLEAGVNITVGLNGGIIRTSVDHGTAFDIAGTGKADEGSLLEAIRMAVELAPKQNV from the coding sequence ATGAGACCTATCATTGGTATTACGATGGGCGATGCCGCCGGCGTCGGCCCCGAAATCATCGTCAAAGCTTTGCGGTCTAACGAGGTTTACAGCACCTCCCGCCCGCTGGTGATCGGAGATGCCGCCATCATTCGCCGGGCGCTAGAATATACCGGCGTCCAGGCGGAGATCCGGAGCGTCTCGGATCCGGGCGAAGGAGCGTACGAATGCGGAACGATCGACGTGCTCGACCTGGCCCTGCTGCCGGAGGATTTGCCGGTGGGACGGATCTCGGCGGAAGCCGGGAACGCGGCTTTCCGGTACATCGAGAAAGCCGTGTCGCTGGCGGCGGCGCACGAGATCGACGCCATCTGCACGGCGCCGCTGAATAAAGAAGCGCTGCAGAAGGGCGGACACCTTTATCCGGGACATACGGAAATTTTGGCCGACCTGACCGGTACGGATGACTATTCCATGATGCTGTCGGCTCCGAAGCTGAAAGTCATCCATTTGACGACCCACGTCGGTCTCATCGAGGCCGTCCGCCGGATTACGCCGGAGCGCACGTACAAGGTGATTCGGCTCGCCGACGAAACGCTTCGCCGCGCGGGCTTCCGTCAACCGAAAATCGCCGTTTGCGGCATTAATCCGCATGCGGGCGAGAACGGGTTGTTCGGGGAAGGCGAAGAAGAGGAGAAGCTGATCCCCGGCATCGAACAAGCCCGTTCGGAAGGGATCGAAGTCTACGGCCCATTGCCCGCCGATACGTTGTTCTTTCGTGCGGTGCGGGGCGATTTCGATATCGTCGTGGCTTGCTACCACGACCAGGGCCACGGTCCGATCAAAGTGCTGGGGCTTGAAGCCGGCGTGAACATTACCGTCGGATTAAACGGCGGCATCATTCGGACTTCCGTTGACCACGGGACGGCGTTCGACATTGCCGGTACCGGCAAAGCCGACGAGGGCTCGCTGCTGGAAGCGATCCGGATGGCCGTCGAACTGGCGCCGAAACAGAACGTTTAA
- a CDS encoding sialidase family protein codes for MTTFRDLLSAPMPKDGVLRSTGKGTAEAILPTPHIVNHAPSLIELHNGDLLMVWFAGDTEEGRSDIRIVQSRLAKGETRWTDPVAISEDPVRSEQNPVLFQKKDGGLLLLHTAQAPREDKKEKYDPATNVDAATRQETSEIRSRLSLDNGYTWEPTQTFSETPGSFCRAPIAELSNGDWIFPMWISRRDGNTVFGNDTSLVRISGDEGRTWQEVPIPGSRGRVHPNIIEWGEGRLSAFFRSRSADWIYVSRSDDWGRSWTEPERTTLPNNNASIRAIKLQSGRLAVIYNHFQAGDDSAATIWPKTRFPVSIALSEDEGRTWPYIRQLEQGDGFTGEANKHLNRTYEYPWLFQANDGLIHAAYAYGNRQAMKHVVLTEQWITG; via the coding sequence ATGACGACATTCAGGGATTTACTGTCCGCGCCGATGCCGAAGGACGGGGTGCTCCGTTCGACGGGGAAAGGAACCGCCGAAGCGATTCTCCCGACTCCCCATATCGTGAACCACGCTCCCAGCCTGATCGAGCTGCACAACGGGGATCTGCTCATGGTGTGGTTCGCGGGCGACACGGAGGAAGGCCGAAGCGATATCCGCATCGTTCAATCGAGGCTGGCCAAGGGAGAGACCCGATGGACCGACCCCGTAGCGATTTCGGAAGATCCGGTGCGTTCGGAACAGAACCCGGTGCTTTTCCAGAAGAAGGACGGCGGACTGCTGCTTCTCCATACCGCGCAAGCGCCGCGGGAAGACAAGAAGGAGAAGTACGATCCCGCGACGAACGTCGACGCGGCGACCCGGCAGGAAACGTCGGAGATTCGTTCCCGGTTGTCTCTGGACAACGGATACACCTGGGAGCCGACGCAGACCTTCTCGGAAACGCCGGGTTCTTTTTGCCGGGCGCCGATCGCGGAGTTGAGCAACGGCGACTGGATTTTCCCGATGTGGATTAGCCGCAGGGACGGCAATACCGTGTTCGGCAACGACACCAGCCTGGTCCGGATTTCCGGCGACGAAGGCCGCACCTGGCAAGAAGTTCCGATCCCGGGGAGCCGGGGCCGGGTTCACCCCAACATCATCGAGTGGGGTGAAGGGCGGCTCAGCGCATTCTTCCGCAGCCGTTCCGCCGACTGGATTTACGTGAGCCGTTCGGACGACTGGGGCCGATCTTGGACGGAGCCGGAACGCACGACGCTGCCGAACAACAACGCCTCGATCCGTGCGATCAAGCTTCAGAGCGGCAGACTCGCCGTCATCTACAATCATTTCCAGGCCGGGGACGATTCCGCGGCGACGATTTGGCCGAAAACCCGGTTCCCCGTCTCGATCGCGCTGTCCGAAGACGAAGGGCGCACCTGGCCGTACATCCGGCAGCTTGAGCAGGGCGACGGGTTTACGGGCGAGGCCAACAAGCATTTGAACCGGACATACGAGTATCCCTGGCTCTTCCAGGCGAATGACGGATTGATCCATGCCGCTTACGCGTACGGCAACCGGCAGGCCATGAAGCATGTCGTGCTGACCGAGCAGTGGATTACCGGCTGA
- a CDS encoding TerC family protein: MEGDWLLGLLKIMLVNIVLSGDNAVVIAMACRRLAPAQQKRAVFWGTMGAVLLRLVLTGAAVWLLKVPLVEACGGILLFYIAVKLLTGQEEEEENGGAGLSIRQAVRTIIVADVVMSLDNVVAVAGVANGNWLLIGIGLAISIPLIIFCSSLLMRLMTKYLFIVWLGAGLLGYTAGEMLVKDEWVHGLLQPVLIDGVPIVPAVLTLAVVGCGAIMAKRASSRSMQERG; the protein is encoded by the coding sequence ATGGAAGGGGATTGGCTGCTCGGTCTGCTGAAAATCATGCTGGTCAACATCGTGCTGAGCGGCGACAATGCGGTCGTGATCGCCATGGCCTGCCGCCGATTGGCACCCGCGCAACAGAAGCGGGCCGTTTTCTGGGGAACGATGGGGGCGGTGCTGCTTCGCCTCGTGTTGACCGGAGCGGCCGTATGGCTGCTCAAGGTGCCTCTGGTGGAAGCGTGCGGAGGGATTCTGCTATTCTATATCGCCGTGAAGCTTTTGACCGGCCAGGAGGAAGAAGAGGAGAACGGCGGCGCCGGGCTCTCCATTCGCCAGGCGGTCCGTACGATCATCGTCGCCGACGTCGTCATGAGTCTGGACAACGTCGTGGCGGTGGCAGGCGTGGCGAATGGAAATTGGCTCCTCATCGGGATCGGTTTGGCGATCAGCATCCCGCTGATCATCTTCTGCAGCAGCCTGTTGATGCGTTTGATGACGAAATATCTTTTCATCGTGTGGCTGGGAGCCGGACTGCTCGGCTATACGGCCGGCGAAATGCTGGTGAAAGACGAATGGGTGCACGGTTTGCTGCAGCCGGTGCTGATCGACGGCGTGCCGATCGTCCCCGCGGTCCTGACCTTGGCGGTCGTAGGCTGCGGCGCGATCATGGCCAAGCGTGCCTCTTCCAGGAGCATGCAGGAAAGAGGGTGA
- a CDS encoding MFS transporter: protein MPLPGACRKEGESLDSVSRRQLWAIVGISSLLSVVFSGLDVAFTVFSVNRLELPASDLALLRSLRLAVTIPFILAMGGIADAWGQKKTATAAIVVMSAASVLTVAIPGKGMLFATFPLYGGMSAILLVSMNVFSQGVKDELRGLSNTLYRSTFIGFSIAGPLSAGLLIGFGFPAAFLAFAAIALFSLAALSLYPQDRREAGASKETVRQTAARMAEGWKSLLRDRPLLTYMLMNGLLNHTVMVNLVLVPVKLMDDLGVSSRDYTRVMTVSSIIGLLFTIAAGFLMKKHLSRLITMPMLLSAACNFASGLESSVWLTIVLFILSSALYTVTMAPTSLWLGEMAKQQFGTIFGIFKVMSAGIGFLVSASLSVVQSGLGIDMALVAYGIFGVLASLLFMRLMSKWQAAAGRKVPDSIRQSKGDVTA from the coding sequence GTGCCTCTTCCAGGAGCATGCAGGAAAGAGGGTGAGAGTCTGGACTCGGTTTCCCGCAGGCAGCTTTGGGCGATCGTCGGCATTTCATCGCTGTTATCCGTCGTATTCAGCGGTTTGGATGTCGCGTTTACCGTATTTTCCGTCAATCGTTTGGAACTGCCGGCATCGGACTTGGCGCTGCTTCGATCTCTGCGTCTTGCGGTTACCATTCCGTTCATTCTCGCGATGGGCGGGATCGCGGATGCATGGGGGCAGAAAAAGACGGCGACGGCCGCCATCGTCGTGATGTCCGCCGCGTCCGTCCTGACGGTCGCCATCCCGGGCAAAGGAATGTTGTTCGCGACTTTCCCGCTGTACGGAGGCATGTCCGCCATCCTGCTCGTCAGCATGAACGTGTTTTCTCAGGGCGTAAAAGACGAGCTTCGGGGTTTGTCCAACACGTTGTACCGCTCTACGTTCATCGGGTTTTCCATTGCGGGTCCGCTGTCGGCCGGCCTGCTCATCGGATTCGGGTTTCCCGCCGCTTTCCTGGCCTTCGCCGCGATCGCGCTCTTCAGCCTGGCCGCGTTGTCGCTCTACCCGCAAGACCGGCGCGAGGCGGGAGCGTCCAAGGAAACGGTCCGGCAGACCGCGGCCCGGATGGCCGAGGGCTGGAAGTCCTTGCTCCGCGACAGGCCTTTGCTGACGTACATGCTGATGAACGGGCTGCTCAACCATACGGTGATGGTGAATCTTGTCTTGGTTCCCGTGAAGCTCATGGACGATCTCGGCGTCAGCAGCCGCGATTACACCCGGGTCATGACGGTAAGCTCGATCATCGGACTGCTGTTCACGATCGCGGCCGGCTTTTTAATGAAGAAACATTTGTCAAGGCTCATTACCATGCCGATGCTGCTGAGTGCGGCCTGCAATTTCGCTTCGGGGCTGGAATCGAGCGTGTGGCTGACGATCGTTTTGTTTATTCTGTCCTCGGCCTTGTACACGGTGACCATGGCGCCGACCAGCCTGTGGCTGGGCGAAATGGCCAAGCAGCAGTTCGGCACCATATTCGGCATCTTTAAGGTCATGTCGGCCGGCATCGGATTCTTGGTGTCCGCCTCGCTGTCCGTGGTCCAGTCGGGGCTCGGCATCGATATGGCGCTCGTCGCCTACGGAATCTTCGGCGTGCTGGCGAGCCTGCTCTTCATGCGGCTCATGTCCAAGTGGCAAGCCGCGGCAGGCCGTAAAGTTCCGGATTCCATCAGGCAGTCAAAGGGGGATGTGACCGCATGA
- a CDS encoding phosphoglycerate dehydrogenase, which translates to MKVVSTSPTFARYSEEPIRLLEAEGIEVVRIPPQVEGPEFWAAVEDADALIVAYTPINEDLLKRVPRLKIVCKHGVGVDNIDLEATRKRGVWVTNVPDGNTTAVADFTFSLMLALARRVEETSRRTKAGEWPQVVGGEVGGKTLGVVGLGRIGKEVVRRAGGFGMNVLAFDPYPDHGFARENGVSFKALEELLRHSDFISLHMPLTDTTRHLIGAAELGVMKPSSCLINASRGGLVDEIALYDALKEGRLAGAALDVFEHEPAREHSLFSLDNFIATPHAAGYTREAITNVGIACARNVSDVLVRGLRPRSVVNGM; encoded by the coding sequence ATGAAAGTCGTCTCGACTTCTCCTACGTTCGCCCGTTATTCCGAAGAACCGATCCGGCTGCTTGAGGCGGAAGGGATCGAAGTGGTCCGCATTCCGCCGCAGGTCGAAGGGCCGGAATTTTGGGCGGCCGTTGAAGATGCGGATGCTTTGATCGTGGCTTATACGCCGATTAACGAAGATTTGCTGAAGCGGGTCCCACGGCTGAAAATCGTCTGCAAACACGGCGTCGGCGTGGACAACATCGATTTGGAAGCGACGAGAAAGCGCGGCGTGTGGGTGACCAACGTCCCGGACGGTAACACGACGGCCGTAGCGGACTTCACGTTCAGCCTCATGCTGGCGCTGGCGAGGCGGGTCGAAGAAACGAGCCGCCGCACGAAAGCCGGAGAATGGCCGCAGGTAGTGGGCGGAGAAGTCGGCGGGAAAACGCTGGGCGTCGTCGGCTTGGGGCGGATCGGGAAAGAGGTCGTTCGGCGTGCCGGAGGCTTCGGCATGAACGTCCTCGCCTTCGACCCGTACCCCGATCACGGGTTCGCCAGGGAGAACGGAGTGTCGTTCAAGGCGTTGGAGGAGCTGCTTAGGCATAGCGACTTCATATCGCTTCACATGCCGCTCACAGATACGACCCGCCATCTGATCGGGGCCGCCGAGCTCGGGGTCATGAAGCCTAGCAGCTGCCTAATCAACGCCTCCAGGGGCGGATTGGTCGACGAAATCGCGCTTTATGACGCGCTGAAGGAAGGGCGCTTAGCCGGAGCCGCGCTCGACGTGTTCGAGCACGAGCCCGCCCGGGAGCATTCCTTATTCTCGCTGGATAACTTTATCGCGACTCCCCATGCGGCGGGTTATACCCGGGAAGCGATCACGAACGTCGGCATCGCCTGCGCCCGGAACGTCTCCGACGTCTTGGTGCGCGGTCTGCGCCCGCGCTCCGTCGTGAATGGGATGTAA